CGAGAAATGCTGTTCCAGGCATTCTGATCTGCAACGGGGAGAATAGTTACCGGAGAAACACGCCCAAATATGTGCAGGCTACGATCGATAACCACGCAAATTTCATCCAGCTATTGCGTAACGAATCGGGCGAAAACAGGACTGCATTAATAAAATCTTTGAAGGATAACCATATCAAAATCAATTACTTCTATGCAAAAACACCCGATGAACTGGGCGCATTGTTTGCAGGGGGTATTGATTTTGCATTGGTCAATAACATTGCAGATTTCCTGCCTGCGGCAAAAAAAGCCGGAATTGAGCCGGTTGTTCCCTCTTATGCAAATGCAAAGCAAGCTGGACGAAAAGCGGTCGTCCCTGAAACCGGAAAGGACAAAAATAAGACGCTAATCGTTTTTTTCGATGGTCTTCGCCCTGACTACATTACCCGGGAGCAAATGCCAAACCTTTACGCTTTTGCGCAAAAAGCCTCGCGGGGAAATCACCATCACAGCGTATTTCCCACAGTAACGCGCGTGAACTCCTCATCGTATGCCACAGGTTCCTATCCCGGGACGCATGGCTTGCTTGGTAACACTATCTTTTTCCCGAAAGTAAGCCCTAACAAGGCGATCGGCACCACTTATATTGACCTGATCAAGGTACAGGAATCAGAGTCCGGGCAGCTGCTCACTGCTACTTCACTCGGCGAAGCACTGGACGCTGCCGGCGAACAAATGATGATTTTCAGCTCAGGCACAACCGGGCAGGCATATTTGCAAAATCACAAAATCGGCAAAGGCGCTATCATCAATCAGGAACTGATCCTGCCCGACTCTTTTAAAGCACAGGTTATATCCGACATCGGACCCCTCCAAAAAGGAACCGGTGATGTATATATGAAGCACAAATGGATCGCAGATGCATTGCTTCGATACGGCCTCAAAAACGGTGGTCCGCTTGTTAGCGCTGTTTGGTTTTCGGATCCCGACGGCGCGGCGCACCGCTATGGCATCGGCTCTGAGCAGGCTGTGGCAGCGATTAAGTACGTAGATGCCCAGTTCGGAAGGATATTGGATTCTCTTGACGCAAGGGATTTAAGAAAAAATTATAATATTCTGATCTCGACTGATCACGGATTTGTAACCCACACCGGAAAGCAGAATTTAAGCGAACTGCTCATTTCAGCAGGTCTGAAAAAGGACAAAGAGTCCGATGATGTGGTGATTTCCGAGGGTGCTGTCTACGTGAAAGATCACCATGAAAACACCATCAGGAAAATCGTCGCTACGCTGCACAAAACGGCGTGGATCGGGGCGGTTTTTACTAAACCCAGAAAAAGCGGAGATATGAAAGGCTGGGTAGAAGGGACCCTGTCATTTGATGCAATCCACTACAACCATCCGACCCGCTCGGGCGACATTCTGGTGGCACCTAACTGGAATGATGACAAGAATGACAAAGGCTATGCGGGAACCGATTTCTCCGGCGGCGTGGCAGGTCATGGCGGATCCAGCCCGTATGAAATCAACATTGCATTATTTACCGACGGTCCTGACTTCAAAAATGTATCTGCCAGCGAACTGCCGACCTCCAACGTGGATATTGCCCCCACCGTACTGGCCCTTTACGGCTTACCAATCCCATCAAAAATGGACGGGCGGGTGATGCATGAGCACCTTAAAAAGACCACAAAACCTGCCGGAAAATTTAAAAAGCAAGTTGTAAAAGCAGCGGCTAAGTATGATTGGGGTACTTATAATGTCTCTATTGACCTATCAGTCCTGGACTCTTACAGGTATTTCAATTTCACAACAACAGAACGCATCATTAAGAATGCTGTAAACCCATCCGATCAATCCGGAATTCGTTAGCGCAGGATTGCTGGCCAGGAATTAAATATGAAACTCCTTACCCGGATAATTATCATGGGTAACGGGGTTTCAGAAAAGCTGCTTTTCTACCATAATTGTAGAAGTCAGCGCCACATGACGACACATTCGCCAACACTAGAAAACATACCTAAATTCTTCGCTTGCATTGTTCCATACCAGCTTGTGAATATCCCATTCACCTCTTGGCGCCGGCCGTTCCAACTTTTGCGCGATAATAATATTTTTGCCATCGGTACGCACATTAATCATCCCATAAACAATTACAGCACGTTCCTTCGTGAGCTCTGGATTCGCTTCGAGTTTCTTTTTCAATTTTTTAAGATCAATAAATTCAGTTGCTGATCGTGCCAGCTCGGTCGAAAATATCAGAGACCTTTCTCCTCTGCTGTACTTCCCGATGGTCCCTAACGTATCTGGCCTCGGATGTGAGTGAGGCTCATTGTCGCCACTTGATATGATGGTGGCTAGTGGATTAACCGCCCGCAGGAATTCACTTGTAAAGTCCGCACTACCATGGTGACATGATTTTGCAATATCTACTTCGAAAAATCTTTTCGCAATGTCAATGCCTTCATTGAGCTGTTCCAGCGCCTGACGACGATCCTCCCCGGATATGTCATCGTCGTTAAGCTTTTCCCGCAGCATCGCGATGTCCACATCTGTATAACTTTGGAGTAAATAATCTTCTGCTGGCTCATTTAAGTCCCCTCCCAGTAACATTCGGACTTTCCCAATATTCAGTTTCAAAACAATGGAATGTCCATTTTTTGTCTTACCCTTTTTAGTAATGGCGGAATCGCCAAATACTGGCAGAGCCTGGTTTCCATCGATAACCTTGATGACAGGCCCCAGGATTTCTATATTGCACCTTTCATCCTGATGTAGAAACCCACTATTGGAATTAAGCCCAATTTTCTCTGCGTCGCAGCTTTTCAACAGGGCAATATAGCCGCCGGGATTAGTAGCACTATTTACACGGCTATCAAACGAATCCTGGTTTTCACAGAGATCAGTCAAATACTGCCTGCCTTCCGTTTCGATCAATGTACCCAAAGAATTAACATAATCACCAGTTTCTTCAACGATTCCGTTATGAAAGATCTTGTTTATCTTAAACACTGCATTGCCATCGGGATCCGCAAAGATTCTCGCAAAGCCACCATAATGGTCTGAATCGGAATGGGAGATAACGACGTCAAAATTTGGAAATCCGTTAAGCGACCTTGTTCTGTTAAAACGCCATTTCAGAAACCTGAACATATTGTCGGAAGCTCCTGCATCGACGATAAAATGTTTGTCGTCTGGGGTAACAATATGGCATCCATCCCCTTGCCCCACGTCAATAAAATTAACTTCAAGGATACGGTCAAACTGGATCTGATTTGGCAAGATGTAGCCGGAACGATTACGGGCATGAACTTTGACGTATTTCTTGCCTTCGATCACTTCGTAAACCGGCAATTCGTTTTCAAGTTCCAGCCCGATCCAATCGCCAAACAAAAGATGTTTAACATTGGAAAACACTCGTTCACCTCCGACAGTTTTGAAGTTTTTAACAAATATTGACGGATATATAGCGAAGCCGTGCTTTTTTTCAATTATTCTCTGTTCTACTTCCATGAGTTTTGAGTGAGGAGTTGAGCAATGTAGGACAAAATCGATGTGCAATCTTAGTTCACAAGATACTTCAAAGTGGCAATTTTCCTGAACCGTAAACTAATTAGAAAGGCAATGTTTGAAGACCTGGAACGCAACGTATTAAACGGACTTTCAAGACGGACCTGCTGTACAATATAACCTGGTAAAGCAACCAGTTTGATTATGGGTTTCGCTAGCTGCCCGGTTGGCTGTCGAGGATATAACGGATGTGAGCAGCGTCCTGCCTGTCGACGAAAAGACTGTTGTTCCAGAGCGACAAAATGACGCAAAACGCAGGGTCCTCGTCCTCCATTATGAACTGATTTACCGGTCCAAAAAACTCCTGCAATTGAGCCAAATCACAAGTCGGCAGAAAAATGCGCAGCACACGGGGATCGTAAAACCTGAAATAAAGCTCCTGCCCTTCTTCTGTTTCCACCATCAGGAAACGGCGAAAGTGTTTATATAATTCTTCGAAATCAGCTTCACTTTCCACCCACAGTCCCCAGGAATTCCCCCAGCCGTTTTCAAGCACAAATTCCGCAAAATCGTCCCGATAAGGGTAAGTAAATAAAAACGGCGCTACCGAAGGCAGTATCTCGTCCTGTCCTTCCCGAGCGCGGTACAGGGACGAGTGGACCGGGTTCAGGCTACGTGCCGGATACATGGCTTCTTCCATTCGGGCTGCGTCGAGGAGGAGGTGGGTAGGCATGCGTGCAAATTAAACTTGGGAGTATTAGTGTCGAATTTTGACAATCTCTTCGGTTAATGTCTGACCAGTTATCCCGTCAATCGATAACTTGCGCACTTCATACGGATTATCATCGACTGGATACGTCACTACATACTCAGGCCTGCCCACTTTGGCTTTCATCACAGATACGCCACTTTGCAGGAATCTAATATTGACTCCCAAGGCCTTCATTTTGACGTCAAGTTCCTCGATGGTAAACTCGTAGCCTTCATCCTCGTTCCATTCCTTAGTTATCATGCCGCTTCTCGAAAACTCCTTCCAGAGACCAATTGAAAATCCGTGAAATTCCTTGCCTGATAATTTCAGAAATCCCGAGTCCGAGTAGAACTCTTGATACAGCAGCTCCGTTGAATTAATCCCAGAAGATTCCTGAATAAAAACTTCTGATGAAGACTGCCATTGCCGCACTTTGATCTTATCTTCAGTGATATAAATATGCTCTCCTTTGACAGCCTTCTTTTTAAAATTTGTAATATCGAATCTCTCCATTTGCGCTTTTTTCTGACCGTTACAGGCTTTGTTAAATATCAATAGCAGGGCCAATATGATATACCTCATCATTCCCTTTTAACTGAATTTTCTTGCAATATCTTCCATTGCCAGCGCCAAGTAGTGAATGCATTTCTGCTATAGCTCATGACGTTATCAGTAGTTTTGTACTTAAAAGTGTATTTCGCTTGTTGATCAGGACAAAACTTTTCGAAGGGAACCTCGTCATCGGCTTCCTTATGTGTATGTCTTAAACCGAGCCCATGCAAAACTTCGTGAGCAAGGGTATATGGAGTCCGGGCGGCGAATAACACCGCGTTTTTCAGAAAAACCTCATTTTTCACTTCTATTTGTCCAATAGCGCCATCAAAAGTTTTTTCATCAAATGAAAAAACTAAAAAATATCCGGCATATTTGTCTGCTCCTTTTTTCGCGGCGAAAGCACGCCGTAAATATTCAAACATTTCAGGATCAACGTACTTTTTATTTGGATAATCTTCATTTAACCAGAATGACTTAGGGTCAATGAATTTTCCGGGAGAGTCGTTTATAACCTTAAAATTAGGGTCTTCCGTCAGATCTAAGCAGTCAACATCCAATGAAAAAACATAATCAATAACCTGATCAATTAAGTACCTTTCTTTTTTAACTTCCTGATAATGTTCCAAATGAGCTACTACGAGCGCCTGAAAAAGAGTGTTCTTTAGCCTGGCCAATTCTATGTCATCAAAACTACCAATTCTAGTTCTGTATGTAATTTTTGTTTTGACCTTTATTAATACTAGCTTAATCTCCTTAATATCGTTGTTTGGGCATACAATTATCCTTCCTGCCAATGGGATAGGATCTCCCTCCTGCCAGGTTTTGGGGTAAGCCAAAACATCTATTTTTTGTTCGGTACTGAATGGATGAATACAAGTTATTTTGATTGACCCATCCTTAGAAGCTCTTTTGCCGCTAACGGCTTTATCGTTCAAAATATCCTTATCAATGTAAAATAAGTTTCTGTCATATTCCAACTCTATGTTCGACGGTTCCTCATCTTTAATTCCTATGCCAATTTGAAGTTCGGCTGTACATGGTGCGGCTTCCAACCCCTCCACGCCCATCGGAAATAAATTTAGATAGGGTACGAAATATTCCGGTTTGTAGACGAAATCTGTCTCAATGGTTGTATATGCGGATTCCAATCCCTGCACGGCCATCCGAAACAGATTCAGATAGGGCACAGAATATTCCGGTTTATCGACGAAATCTGTCTCAATGGTTGTATATTCGGCTTTGAAAGCCGCAAAAGCTTGTTCTTTCGTAAGTCCCGTTGAACCTGGTTTCTGTACATCATATCCCCCGTCAATCGGCCACTCATAGCCGATTTCATCACGAATAACGTCGCCGTTCACGCGTAGCCAATCAAATCCAAATTTACCATCCCAATCAGAAGTGGGCCTGAAATAGACCATTACCTTAGATGGTATTAATTTTTTCTTATGTAATTGCTCTACAACCAGTGTATAAGCATCATTAGGTTCAAAGGTTCGCTGACTTAGATTTTTAGGAATATAGATGATGCCAGGTTTATCCTCTCCGGTGAAGATAAATTTTTTATTGTCTTTTGTTTTTTTGATGCATCCTACCTGACTATGTAAAAGCTCATTAATCTCGTCAGGATCAACAGTACCAAAATTGTACTTCGCAAGCTCTCTCCAAGTCATTCCATGAGAATTCGCCAGAGATTCCAAGGTGTCGCCATCTTTCACCTTATACTTGACGACTTGGGCAATATTCAGCATACCCTTTAATTTATAAAGACACTACTATGAACATCAAAATTTTTCCAATTAGATATGATTTCGCACACCCCTGCTGGAACATTACTTATGTAAACTATGCCATCTTCGTCCGAGATAGCCTCTCTGATTGTACCATCTGAAAGTTTTACCTTTAATGTAACCCCGGCCACCGGCCAACCCTTTGGATCCTCAATATTAAATTGAATCCATTTGTTGTCCGGCTGCTGCTGCTCTTGCTTATAATTATCATGCGGACAAGACTGTATTGCGCTTCCTATGGGCATCAGAGATCAGTTTAAGAAAAGCCTTTTTCAATTCTGTACACTTTTTCCCCGCCGGACAGATTACAGGTTGCTAGAATTTCCATCGCCCAGCTATATTCTTCTTCGTACTCAAAATCCAATCCATTTAAGATACAAAGATTCAGAAAGGTCAAAATATCTTTTTCTTCAAAGATATTATACTGCGATACTTTTGAAATCACTTGGCCTATATACATTCTGGCCTCCTTCTCCCTTATCCGGTTCTTGGTCCTGTACTTGAAAAAGGATAGCGCGTTTTCTTCTATCCTTTTCAGCAGCACCTGTTCCATTACCTTGATTTGCTGGCTCTTAATTATCAACATGCAAGACCAATGTTTAGCTTTATCCCTTCTTCTTTATGAATTACACTTTTCGCAAAACGGTACGCCGCTATCGGCTGCCTTTTTCATGGTTACCGCCTGTGTAACCGCGTTCGCGACCTCAGGAGCCATATTTTTTAATCCTACCGCCAAAGCCCCCGGGGGTGCCCCCGCCAAACCACTACCAACATACGTCTCCCCAATCAAAACCGTCTGCAACCCCACGACTATCTTCCCGCCATGCGCACACGTATCACCCATCCTCGCCGCAGGTTTTCCACCTATAAAAACACCGGTCGAACCCAGCACAATCGTGTCCGGCGGACCGGTACATACACACATATCGCCCGAAACAGCCGCGGGCATTCCTCCAATCAGAACCGTCGGAACACCGGGCCCAGCGACCGGACCGCCGACGTGCGGCACCAGCCCGGTTACCATCGGACAGACATGCATATCGCCTAATCTTGCTGCTGGTTTTCCCATGTGGAGTGATTTCAGTATTTGTATTTGGCGATGTAGGTGTTCGGCATGATACCATTGTTAACCAGTTCAACGCCGTTAAATGCAGCAGTTCCTTGAAACCAGCCAACATTATAAACTGTGCCGTCCGGAGCTACACAGATGCGAGTTGCGCGATCTTCACCCTTTCCTCCGGCCCTGACTTTGAAATTGCCGGTGGATTCCCCATTTTCCTTATTTAATTCGCAAATAATAGCATCGGTTGAACCTTCCGATTCGAATGGAGCATTATCTAATCTTGGATATCCACCGCGCCCGCTAAAAGAACCGGCGACAAGTAAATTTCCGTTCGTGTTAATTTCAATACCCCCGGCATAATCATTACCCGACCCAAAGCCAAACTGACTCCACGTTGGCCTGATACTTCCACTTCTGCTATCAACTAACTTTGTCACCAGAATATCAAATACCCCTGATGAGGAAGTACTTTCGGTCATTCCGGTTATGTAAATATTTTTGTCTTTGTCGAGAACAATGTCATAACCATAATCATTAGCTTCATAACCAACATTAACAAGTCCTAGCCACGTTGAAAAGGACTTGTCCCATTTGACCACGAACATATCGGATTGGCCAAAAGAGCTGCGAGAACCATTCAACTGTATCGAACTTTCAAAAGAGCCTACGAGATATGCGCTTCCTTCATCGTCAATGACCATTGACTCGACTGACTGCGACCCAGCGCCGCCACCAATTGCGGGCTGTCCAACCGCGCCGTTCTCAGTATCATAGAAAACTAAAAAAAAGTCCTGGCCATCGGCAGACCGCTGCTGCGTATCAAAATAGATATTACTCTGTCGTCCATCACCGGTTACTATTCCGGTCACATATATCCTGGGTCCATCAGATGTTTGAAAAAAGCCCAAGTTACGTCCCCGATCGTTCCCTGGACCACCAAAGCTCTTAAACCAACCAGATCCCCCGTTCGTGTTCACTTTCATGACAAACCCGTCACGATCTCCCCTAAAATTGAAACCGGTTATGCGGGGTGCGCCGCCAACATAACCTGTGACATAAACGTTGCTGGCATTGTCGAGCGTAATGCCACTCGCATGATCGTCACCTGCACTTCCATAGACGTTACCCCAGAGGCATTCGCCGGACGGGCTATATTTCGCAACATAGAAATCCGTATTGCGCGAACTGATATACCCGGCTGATCCTGTTATTCCATTACCAAAAATCGTCGTTCCCATTGTTGACCCACACACGTAAATGTTACCGCTCGCATCAGAAACAATGTCAGTAGGAAAATTATATTCACTCTTAATTTGGATCGCACTTACTGACTTCACCCTGATTGTCACCGTCATTGTTTGCTTGTCACTTCCTCCTGCACCGGTGGCGGTCAGGACAACCGTATATGTCCCGGGCACATTATAACTATGCTTCGGGGAGGTCTCGTTATTCGCCCCGCTATTATCCCCAAAGTCCCAGGAATAGGTATCAGCGTTGATCGAGCCGTTCGTAAAACTCACTTCGCAAGGCGCCTCGCATTCAGTTTTATCCATTGTAAAATTCGCATTAGGGCCTTCGGCTTTCACTTCGATAGTGTATTGCTGAGTATCCGACTTCCCGTCTGCATTATAGGCTGTCAGCGTTACCGTATATTTCCCGTGAGCGCTGTAAGTATGTTTCGGGTTTTGATCGGTACTCGTGTTCGGATTTGCAGACGTCGCATTGGGGTCGCCAAAATCCCACTTGTAGGTGACTGCATTGCCCGATTGGTTGTCAAATGTCACTGTTGAAGGTGCAATTCCATCATCGCTCAGCGTATATTCGAAATCAGCTTCCGGAAGCGAGGCAGGCTCGGGTTTGACTTCCACCATTTGCGTTGCCCCACTACTCCCTCCGTCTTTACCCTTGGCAATCAGCTTCACAGCATATCTCTTTCCCTTCATATATTTATAGGTCACGGTGGCGCCCACACCAAGCGGCTCACCAGCGACGTTAAAATCCCATTCAAAGCTCTTCGCATTTTCAGAGGTACTTGTAAATGTCACCAGGCAAGGGGCCGTACAACCATCATTCGATACAGTAAATTTCGCCACCGGCTGCGGGGGAAGTTCCATATGACAACTCACCACACTGACCAATAATAACAGCTGAATTAAAATTCTTCTCATGAGCTTTGTTTGCTACTTCTTTTTGACAGAAAAGGTTTTCTTTTTTTCGTCCGTCGAAACACCTGAAATGGCGGTAAGTGAGACGGTGTAAGGAACATCTTTATCGGTACGTCGATAGGCATGCACGGGCGAATCAAGCACGACGGGCTTGCTGTTATCTCCAAAATTCCAGACGTAAGCGGAAGCGAACTTTGACTTGTTGACAAATGAATAGACGACAGAGTCGGTTCGGGTTGAGTCAGTCAGTACAATATCGAAATCGGCTATTGGTTTAGAAGCTGCCAGAATGGTCACGATATGGGTAGCGGTGTCAGATACAGTTTCGTTGAGGGCTGTCAACATTACTTTGAATATTCCTGCTTTATTGAATTTGTGCCTGGGCGAATGTTCATTGTTCACTGCGCTGCTGTCGCCGAATTCCCATTTGTAGCTCGTTGCATTAGTTGAGATGTTCGTAAAACTTACTTCACAAGGCGCCTGACAATTGTTGCCCGTAATAGTAAATTCCGCTTTCGGAACGATAGGTGCTATGATAGTTACAGTATTTTCCGTGCTGCTGCTGCCGTATTTAGAATTACTAATGGTCAAAACGATCCGGTATTTCCCTGCGTTGGCGAAAGTCAAAACCGGATTCTGCTCGGACGAAAAGTGCGTGCTATCCTTAAAAGCCCAATCGTACTGCCACTTGTAAACACCCTTATTTTCCGACATGTCCTTGAAGTTGACCTGACATGGCGCCTTGCAGCTGGCATTCATCATTTCGAAACGCGCTGTCGGAGCAGCGGGCTCTTGCATGGAGCATGCTACGGTTATCAGAGCAACGAATATGGGTACTACTTTGCAGATCATTTCGTATGGTTTTAGTCCGTTAAAACTGGTATGTTAAATGAAAACCTGCATATTGTCGGGCACCATTCCATTGGGGGGAAACAACGAGCTGCTTTCTTTTCTGTTCGAGCAGTTTGTTGTAATGCCTGGCTTTTTTCGCACTCTTACTGCCGACAAACCAAAGCACGCCTCCCGCAATGATACCAGCGCCGGCCACAAAAACCCCCGGACTTGCGAAAGAGATGAGGCTGTTGGGTTTGGCATGATAACTTGTACGGGAATTAAATTTTTCCCCATTTGCTACTCCGTCCACAACCGTATCATACCATACATCAAAAGCAGCGTTCTTTTTGTCGATCTCCGCTTTATAATCATTGTAGGCACCGTATAGGACCACGCCGGTAGCAACGGATGCCGCCACCGCAATGCCCGCACCTGCCCGCATCAGCGCGCCCTCCCGTTTGTACTTTGTTGCTTTTTTCCCGAGAGCGGCCAATTCTGCATTCAGCGTTGCCGTTCGCCTGTCTTTGGAACTGGCAGGAGCCATTTCAGGAGATTTTTCAACTGGCTTTACACTCGCAGCCACTTCCTTTTTGGGTTCTGTTTTCGGCGCTTCTTTCTTCTCAGCAACTTCCGGCTTTTTCAATTCAGCCACCGGAACTTCCTCTTTTATTGCATTTTTTGCCGGCACCTCTTTTTTTGCCGCATTTTCGGGCTCCTTGTTTGCAACCATTGTTACGGTTGCTTTATCAGGCGTGGCAGAAGCGGCTTTTTTAGGCTCTTCATGCCCTATGACTTCCTCCATTTTTTTCACTTCATCCGTTTTTTTAACCGGGGAAGGAGCTGTTGCAACAACGGGCGCTGTCGATGTTCCGGCCGGTGCGGATGCCACTGTATTTGCAGAAGGCTGATAATAACCGATCCTCGTGATGAGCACGATCCACTGCTTGTCAGGCTTGTCTGCGCGAAGTTCCGCTACCCTATATACGTTTTCGTATTTGGTCGTTTTTTGTCGGTGCGTGTTGGTGAATTGTGTTTTGAATGTGACCTGGACGTACGGATATTCTTTTTGCTGCACCTGGCCCACCGATACCTCGGAAATTTTGATGCTGTACTTTGGACTTTTGTTGTAATACAATTTCAGGTCGTCCAGGTATTTGCGGATCGGCAGGTCCGGCCCTGATTTCCTGATCGTATTATCGGGGTTAACATCATCTTCTACCATCGCCTTGTCCCCGTAAAACACCTGGTTCTGGCTTGGTAAATAGCTGTCGTATATCAACAGTTGTTTGTTGCTTTCGGTAATATTGTCCAGCGCAATGGTGTTCAGCAGGTCGTTGAGCTGCACTTCTATGACCTTCCTGGCCTCTGCACGGATCTCCTTGATGTCTGCGGGTGCAAGTTCCTGGGTCTGCGCTACGGTCAAAGTCCGGACGAGTAACAGTAGGCAGGTGGTAAAAATCAATCGCATAAGCTATGCCGGTTAGTGTTTTTGATCTGTGATTTAGGGTAGCATTGAAATCTCCACCCTCCTGTTCAATCGTTTGTTTTCCTCTGTATCATTTTTCCTTGCCGGGTACTTTCCTCCTACTCCCGCCCATAAAATCTGATTTTCGCTCACCTTTCTGGACAGTAGATAGTGACGAATCACTTTCGCACGAAATTCGGAAAGGGTTATATTTAGCTTTGAGCTGCCGACATTATCCGTATGCCCTACAACCCGCACTTTCTTGTTGAGATGCTGTTTCAACCATGCTGCAAGCGCATCAAGCTTGGCCTTTTCATCTGATTTAAAGGTGTAATCGCTTTGATTAAAGTAAATCGTGAGCGTTTCCAGAGAATCCAGCCCCTTTGCCTTCACAGATTCAGTTTCTGTCTTTTTCACTGTGGTTTCAGGAACGCTGACGGGTCGGTTTCCTACTACGAGCCCTATGAAATTCAGTCCTTTTACCACAGAAACCTGCTCTGAATGAATCAATGCCATTTTCCTGTCAAAAACTGTAAGCCGATAGTTGCCTGCGTGCACCAATGCCGAGTACGCCATCTTATCCAAAGGAGACAACACAATTTCATTGCCCGAATCTGCTGTAAGTTTACACGAAGCAACCATTGAATTTCCGCTGATATTTAAAGAAAGCATGGTGATTTCCGGTGTCAGTTTAATGTCGTAAGTACCTGCTTTTTCATCTATTTTATCGAGAATAAGGTTGCCGGTGTATTCCTGATAACCTTCGGCTGAAACAGTAAATCCTACGATATCTGATTCGCCAAAAGACATAACCGTTTCCTCCGAAAGCTGCTTGCATTCCCTTTTTGCATTTCTGGTAAACTCAAAACACAATGTCCCATTTCTGACCGGCGAACCGCTGATTGCGTCGGAAACAAAGAATTTTCGCACAATAGCAGTCTTTTTCCTTTGCTCATTTTCAACCGTATACTGCGTTTGCTGGCTCTGCATATAAGGCGTGTCATTCGCCTGCGCATCAAGTGGTATCAATGGTATTTTAACAAAAAAGTCGACCTTGTTTCCCTTATTTCTGTATGTAGTAATACCGGTGCTGATCAGGCGGTAACCTTTCTTTTCTATAATGAGCTTTGTTGCATCTGAAAGTAAATCGAGACTGAACCGTCCCTGTTCGTTTGTTGATGAAAGCAACGTGCGCCGATTCTCTTTTTCGATATAAAAAGAAACACCTGCTACGCTCGCACCCGACCGGACATCATTGGTCTGGCCGATAATACGCAGCCGCTGAGGCAACGCATTCACGTCGCAGGCTGCCAAACTCAGCAACAAAAGCAGAAACTGTTTCATTTAATATAATTGAATCACTATTCGTCAGCCACTACGCCGATGTTCCCGAGCAGCACCGTCCAATTGGTTTTGCTTTGACCGTCAATTTCCTTTTGATATGCTTCAAGTTTCACGCGAACGCTCTTTTTTGTAATGTCACTGTAAAGAATATTCTGGTTCTTTTCACCATAACCGGTGAACGTTTGGTTACCAACTATGGTCCCGTAATAGTTGCCATCCTGCTCCTGTTTCAATTCACTCACATATTCGATCTGACTCCATTTGATTTGAACGTTGCCATAGGGCAGCATTTTCAGACGTTTGAGGTACATTTCCAACGGCAGCTTTGTTACCCCTTTTTTGTTTTTTGAAGAAACCTCAATTTGTGTTTCAGGCAGGAAAAGCTGCAATGCATTCTTAATCGCCAAATCCCTTTCATTCATGGAAAAGCTCCTGTCCACGATCACTTGCAGATAGTCGCTGAACTGTTCTACTTTGGTAATTGATTT
This Dyadobacter sp. UC 10 DNA region includes the following protein-coding sequences:
- a CDS encoding OmpA family protein, producing MKQFLLLLLSLAACDVNALPQRLRIIGQTNDVRSGASVAGVSFYIEKENRRTLLSSTNEQGRFSLDLLSDATKLIIEKKGYRLISTGITTYRNKGNKVDFFVKIPLIPLDAQANDTPYMQSQQTQYTVENEQRKKTAIVRKFFVSDAISGSPVRNGTLCFEFTRNAKRECKQLSEETVMSFGESDIVGFTVSAEGYQEYTGNLILDKIDEKAGTYDIKLTPEITMLSLNISGNSMVASCKLTADSGNEIVLSPLDKMAYSALVHAGNYRLTVFDRKMALIHSEQVSVVKGLNFIGLVVGNRPVSVPETTVKKTETESVKAKGLDSLETLTIYFNQSDYTFKSDEKAKLDALAAWLKQHLNKKVRVVGHTDNVGSSKLNITLSEFRAKVIRHYLLSRKVSENQILWAGVGGKYPARKNDTEENKRLNRRVEISMLP